The genomic segment GCATCGATCGTAATCCTTTGCAGCTTATTTGTTTACATTGTATTTTTACAAGGGAAAGTCGTTCTGTGGAAGAGCAGCTTGCACGAACCAACCTACATAGAAAGAGGTTTCACAACGGATCGATTCGAAAAATTTAGATCATACCCGGAAGCCCTCTTTATGTCGCCCCTCATTGGCCAAGGAATGAATTCCTTTCGAGTGATTTCTTTGACGATCGATTGTCCCCCCTTGAACATTTGGAAGGACGTTCACGCTCATAATCTCTTTTTCAACATCTTACTTGAGCTTGGAGCCGTTGGGTTTTTACTCTTTTCGGCTTTCCTAATCTCAGTCTTTAGGATGGGTTATCAATCGGATACCATTCTTTCAATCCTTCCCTTGATCTCTTTCTTTTTGCCAAACCTTTTCGAATACAATTTCCCTGCTCCTCCGTTCCAGGTACTTCTTCTTACCCTTTGTGCCTCGTCTATAAAGAGAAAAGCGAGCCCTTTCTTCCTAAATGTGCGCATAAAAAAAATCCTATGCTTGGGAATGGTTCTCTTTTTTCTCATTTCTTCTCTTTTTCCAGTTTTCGGGATCACCCTTTTTAATCGCGCAATAAAGATCGCTGAAAAAGACATGGAGGCAGGATTCAAGCTCATGCTTTACGCAGACTCGCTTTGCTGGTGCTGTGCTAATATACCTCTTGCTATAGCCGATATGCTGTATCAAGCTTACGACGCGGATAGAAAAAAAGGAGAGCCCCTTTTACCCCTCATAGAACGCTATTATAAAAAAGCTCTCGAAAGGGACAAAGGATCGGTCGAGTATCACATAGAACTTGCAAAATTCTACTTTAGAACAGGAAGGATACAAGATGCGGAGGCTCAGCTTCTTTATGCGCAAAAGCTATTTCCTTTCAGCACTGACTTAAAATTTGAGATGGGCCGCTTTTATAGAGAAAAAGGGGACTACGCAAAATCGATCCAATTCTTTTCGGAGCTATTAGAGCTTTACTCGAAATACGATATCTTTCCGGAGCTTAAAATTCGCGTTCTCGAAGAGCTGAATATGACTTACAAGCTTAAAGGAGATACGGACAATTTGAGAAATACAAAAATGTAAATTGAGGAAAAAGAGTAATGTAACTTTGCGGCTTCCTTTCCAATTTTCTTGACAAGAATTCAGAGATAGTATAATAAATCGCCGTTATCGCATAGAAATCCTAAAAAAGGAGGTTTGTTATGTCTCCATTCCTGTGGGTTGTATTTGTTGGCTGTGCGAGTGGCATTGTATTCGCTTTATGGCTAATAAAGTACGTTCTAAGCCTTGATACCGGAACGGACGCGATGAGAGATGTTAATTCCAGAATAAGTGAGGGTGCTTGGGCATTCATAAAGAGGC from the Thermodesulfobacteriota bacterium genome contains:
- a CDS encoding tetratricopeptide repeat protein, giving the protein MKSLKIELKRFEDFGKPKEIFFFLVVLYSGILGGYLKPLFGITIFFVLCLALLFLFLKEMKLNSDSLIYLLFAMFCVLSTLWAPNKHSALLFSQSILAGSIFYIVLRSNERLLPKVLTLLIVCGLVHSVFGLIQHSREVPSGLFYNRNPYAGFLTPLVFLSLYPFLEKNRSICGFFSFFFIFSVFLSGSRGASTSILALFIILIVYLIVKKDWLSLKRASIVILCSLFVYIVFLQGKVVLWKSSLHEPTYIERGFTTDRFEKFRSYPEALFMSPLIGQGMNSFRVISLTIDCPPLNIWKDVHAHNLFFNILLELGAVGFLLFSAFLISVFRMGYQSDTILSILPLISFFLPNLFEYNFPAPPFQVLLLTLCASSIKRKASPFFLNVRIKKILCLGMVLFFLISSLFPVFGITLFNRAIKIAEKDMEAGFKLMLYADSLCWCCANIPLAIADMLYQAYDADRKKGEPLLPLIERYYKKALERDKGSVEYHIELAKFYFRTGRIQDAEAQLLYAQKLFPFSTDLKFEMGRFYREKGDYAKSIQFFSELLELYSKYDIFPELKIRVLEELNMTYKLKGDTDNLRNTKM